Below is a window of Arabidopsis thaliana chromosome 2, partial sequence DNA.
TCCTCATGACAGTACCTGGAAAGAGTCTCAGAAGCTTCAAGTTCAGTACGCAGCTTGACCAGTCTTTCAGTCATATAGCCATAGGGGTTGAATTAGTGTCCATCTTCCCATTGTGATTAACGTTCTGATTTAGCATGCACCTTCGAATTAAGTGAATCTATTACCATGTGACCAAGCCATTGCATTACTAATATAAGCATATCACATTTCCCTTTTCTCCGTGCCAActgaatttgaattattttccCTCAACTTAATCACATGTTTTCCTCACGGCCAAAAGTACTCTCAGTGTTACATGATTACCACAACAAATGATTTAAACTTTGAACTTTTGAAGTTATCGAGCAACATGGCAAATCCTGGTCCTATATGACATAACATGAGTTCCTCTGCCTATTGTAAAATTAggaaacacaaaaccaaaatgattATATCTGGTATTATAGTGTGGTGTATAACATATACTCACACAAGATATGCTCTTAAGATGATAAATGTCTAATCTTCCAAGTCCCAATTTTGAAAACGTTGATATTAATTTCCCCTCAACCCCACTAGCCTCAAATTAAATTAGCAGCCTTAGTGTGAAATTAAAAGATAGCTAATGAATTGCATTTCAGACTTTCACCTCCCCACTCACGTAGCTATAACTCCTTACCGTTTCAAATCTCTTCACTTCCCCAATTTTGTTGTGTATAAAAACCTCTTCTCCACTTCACTCTTTCCACCACAAACTTTctaaaactaatcaacaatGGCAACCcaaattcttctctgtttcttcctcttcttctcggTGACTCTCTCTTCATCGGGTCACCCAAAAAACTTCAGTGTTGAGCTGATCCACCGTGACTCTCCCCTTTCCCCAATCTACAACCCACAAATCACCGTCACTGATCGCCTCAACGCTGCTTTCCTCCGCTCAGTCTCTCGTTCCCGCCGCTTCAACCACCAACTATCCCAAACCGATCTCCAATCCGGTTTAATCGGAGCAGACGGCGAGTTTTTCATGAGTATCACCATCGGTACTCCACCAATAAAGGTTTTTGCGATCGCTGACACAGGAAGTGACCTAACTTGGGTCCAATGTAAGCCTTGTCAACAATGTTACAAAGAAAACGGTCCAATCTTCGACAAGAAGAAATCCTCTACTTATAAGAGCGAGCCTTGTGACTCACGTAACTGCCAGGCCTTGTCCAGTACGGAACGGGGATGCGATGAATCCAACAATATATGCAAGTACCGTTACTCTTACGGTGATCAGTCGTTCAGCAAAGGAGACGTTGCCACGGAAACTGTCTCTATTGACTCTGCTTCAGGGTCCCCTGTTTCTTTTCCTGGTACTGTCTTCGGTTGTGGCTACAATAACGGTGGTACCTTCGACGAGACTGGTTCTGGGATTATCGGTCTAGGTGGTGGTCATTTATCACTAATCTCCCAGCTCGGTTCGTCGATTTCGAAGAAATTTTCTTATTGCTTGTCTCACAAGTCAGCTACCACGAATGGCACAAGCGTCATAAACCTAGGCACTAACTCGATTCCTTCAAGTCTAAGCAAAGACTCCGGCGTGGTATCAACTCCGTTGGTCGATAAAGAGCCTCTTACTTACTACTACTTGACGCTTGAAGCCATCTCCGTCgggaagaaaaagattccTTACACCGGAAGCTCGTATAACCCAAACGACGACGGAATACTCTCGGAGACATCTGGAAACATCATCATCGACTCTGGAACGACACTGACCCTCCTCGAAGCTGGTTTCTTTGACAAATTTAGCTCGGCGGTGGAGGAATCAGTGACCGGAGCCAAGCGCGTGAGTGATCCACAAGGGCTTTTGTCTCACTGTTTCAAATCCGGAAGTGCAGAGATCGGTTTGCCGGAGATAACGGTGCATTTCACGGGTGCAGATGTGAGGCTGAGTCCGATCAACGCATTCGTGAAACTGAGTGAAGACATGGTTTGCTTGAGTATGGTTCCGACCACCGAGGTTGCCATCTATGGGAACTTTGCTCAGATGGATTTCCTAGTTGGGTATGACTTGGAGACGAGGACGGTGTCGTTTCAACACATGGATTGCTCTGCGAATTTGTGATTTGACGGCGTCGTATCGAGCTTATTTTATATTGTCCATGataatcatttgtttgttatggAGATGTAAAATCAGAATCAAAGCTTAAAAATTATCCTTGCTAGTAAAAATAATTACCTTCTTTCTATATTGATCTTCTCATCGATATTATATGATTGGTTTCAACTAGTTCCGAAGTACACAACATGTATAATAAAACTTAAGAAAGCAAACAAGAAAGTATTATGATAGAGAAATTATTCAGATTCTTAGGAACAGTGTTTCTACAATGGATGGTCATATACATTTTAATCTCATGATCAGATCAATTGAGGCGTGTCACCAATCTACCaattcaaagtaaaaaaaaaaaaaaaaaaaggtaccGACTATGAATGGCTCGAGAACTTTGTACTGTAAAACTGAAAAGGAACTCTGAAAAGAGAAGGCAGACAGACTTTGTGAACGTGAGATCAATCGGAGCTGGAGTCGTAGAAGTCGCTGGGGCAAGGAGTCATAACTTCGGATTCAAGTAACTGGACGACTCTGTGCATTGTTGGCCGCTCATCTGGACTTGACGACACACACTTTGTTGCTATTGATAGAAGTGCGTCGagactctctctctccactCCTTCACAGCTTAGATCAACAATCTCCTTTGCCCGGTTTTCGCTGATTAAGAAGTTTAGCTgcaagattataaaaaacaaaatttaagcTTTTACTAGTCAATATTATTATCTAAGCTGGATCTCGTTATGCTTACCCAACCAACAATGTTAAAGCCTTTCTCGATGAATGAGGCATCCGTGGGAAGTTTACCACTCAAGACTTCAAGAACCAAAACCCCGAAGCTGTAAACATCGGTTTTCTCAGTCGCTCTACCGCTTTGCATATACTCTGCAAAAAACACTCATTATGAGTTCACGGATTTAGGTCCTAACAGATAGTAACAACAAGTAATAAGCATTGTTATTACTGTGTAATTGAGTACCTGGAGCCAAGTAACCGAATGTGCCTGCAACAATGGTTGTAATATGAGATTCTTCGTCCTCTAACAACTTGGCAAGCCCAAAGTCTGATACCCGAGCCTCCAGATTTCCATCCAGTAAGATGTTGCTTGATTTTATATCACGGTGTATAATCCTAGGAGAACAATCATGATGCAAGTATGCCAACCCTTTTGCCGCTCCTATTATGATATTAACTCGCGAATCCCAATCCAGCTGCTCGCCTCTCTCTACACATTCAAAAATTTCACTTAATAGAATCATAATTCTCCGTTAAGGAAACCCGTAAATATGAAGTTGAGGGTTTACTATGTAGAGCTTCATCAAGGCTACCACCAGGAAGGTAATCATATAGCAGAAGCTTTGATGTGGGTGAATTGCAGTATCCACGTAGATTCACAAGGTAACGATGTTTGATGCTCCCAAGAATCTCAAGCTCCCTTTCAAAAAACCGATCAAAACCTTCATTTAACTTAACAATTCTTTTCAGCGCAAAAACATTGCCATCGTCCATAGACAGCTTGTACACTGTGCCAAAGCCTCCACAGCCTATTATGTGCTCTTCATTAAGAGATTCCAGTTTCTTGATAATGTCTTTGGAAGCGTAGGGCAAATCTCCATGGAACATCACTATAGACGCACCTGGATAGAAAAAATCGTCTCTTATGGTGTCAAgttttgagagaaaaatataactcTTAGAGAGAATATCTACAATATGAGTCAGCATGGCTCACCTCCACCGACATCTATCACAAGGCTTTTACTCTCAACTCTACCAAGCTTTTTATAGAGAAAGCATCCCCAGAAACACATGAGCGCCACTAGGAGCAGCCCACCCACAGTAGCTGAAGCACTTATAAGCAGCCTTTTAGGGTTATTACCTCCTTGGCCTATAACACGGGAGAAACCAAAAAGCAAACTCATTTCACGCCAAATACTACAGATTTCTcaaaaattaagttataatCCATATATCCTGACAAGAAATTGATTAAAACACAGTTGCTTTACCTGTTGGAGACCCAGAAGCTGTAGAATTTCCACTGTCATTGCACACAATATCGATTTGTTTTCCACACAAGTTACGATTTCCGTTGAAGCTGCAAGAGTGATTCAACAGTTTACGACTTGGTTATTTTCAGCTACACTGCTGCAAAGCTAGTAACAGGGTGCTATCGTACACAAcgtcacaaaaaaaattataactgCTTTGCCAGATCAACCGTAGAAAGATTTATCAAccataatttacaaaaatttggtTGGGGAAATgggtatatataaattatactTACGAGTCCCTCGAGAGTCTAGCGAGTAGGCCGTCAGAAGGTATTTTTCCCACCAGGAAATTGTTTGAGACATTGCTTCAAAAGAAGATCAACATAGTTAGTAACATTGACACTCATATATCTACAGGACTGCAAAATAAAATACGCAAGTTAGAGATTAGCAACTCACAATTTAGTAAGCCTTTTCAACTGCCCAAGTGAAGCAGGGATAGCTCCATTGAGATTGTTGTTTGAGAGGTCCCTTCATAAATGAGAGTCAAAAATCATAGTAGTTCAGAAGAATGTAGATGATATGCCCATTTAATATGAAAGAAGCCTAGCATAGATTTACaattctcatcatcatatttGAGAGTTTTTCACCCggaaaaaataacacaatACGTGATTAAATATAAGTTATGTCAAACTCCCTATAATTTTTAGGGTTCACCACGACTGTAGAAATAAGTACTTTCGAAAACATTATGTTGTTGCTGCATGGAAGATCAGAAGAACCTCTTGTAGTTCACAATATAATTATAGAGGATACTAAATGGTGAGAGTAGATAGCAGAACAACAAATAGCAGATCCTAGAGAggctaagaaaacaaatccacTTGGAAGAACGAGGAAAAAAACCACGTACAGGTTTTTCAGCCCGGACAGGTTTCCTATTTCACTTGGGATTGTCCCAGTGATGTAATTATTCTGCAAGTATCTGCAAGGAATAAAAGgacaataaattataaaagattCACAACGATTCTTGTCAACTAGCTAAACTTGTGACTGAGTTTATCATCACTCACAAGACGCATCAATATTATGCACCAACTATATAgaagcaaataaagaaaaacactaGTAATTGTTaggaaataatataaaatttggaaaaacaaaacgagAATTCGATCAGCAATGAAGTGTAATCACACTAATCAGCATAAGTATTTGGGAAAGCCCTTACATTCCCTCTAATGCCGTGCAATTTCCCAATGAGGCAGGTATTGATTGATATAACGCATTGTTGTGAAGCATTCTGCAATGACATGGGAATACACATACAATGAGTAGTAGAGCATATGCTAGACatcaataatattaattaaaaggTTAGGAGCACATACAAAAGCCTTAACTGATCCAGCTTTCCAAGCTCAGGGGGTAAAGGTCCCCTTAATTTGTGATAAGTAAGACTCCTGCACACAAGAAACTTCAGGAACCGACAAAAGATGCACCACatactgaagaaaaaaaaagaatttaaactaaagaaattttaaacttaCAAGGCtataactctttttgtttttgcatcaCAGGTCACTCCTTTCCAGTTACATGGATCAGGATCCTCTGGTCTCCACAGACCAATAACACCATCAGAAGCCAAAACTCCATTTCTAAAACTCAAAAGCGCCTCACCTGgagaaaaaaaggatttaaTCCCTTCAGCAATCTGGGCGGAGTAAATGGTGATCATGACTTGTCAAAGACAAAATATAGAAGAGATTAAAGACACATATCGCTGTATACCATCAGGACTAATTGCTTCATTTTCATTCGTTAGTGCAGAGAGAAACGAGATCAAAAGAAACCATGAGCAGCAGCGCTTCATTAGACAGATGCCCATTATGGCACCGTTCAAGCATAATATAGCTACTGCCAATCATCTGAAAGAACAGCCTCCGGAATGCAACACTCGTAGCATATACTCAGCTGCTCCGTGACGCCCAGTCTatcttcaagaaacaaaaagagactCCTgaagttaaataaaataatgtcaTTAGACCGTACAACAATAACAGCTGACCCTCATTTGAAACTCTATCAAGCCTCGATCTTCCAATAATCAGACAACCAAATCCTCAATTACAAATCAAGCGTTCCACAACATCGATGCACAACATTTGCATGGTCTCATTAACAATTACAGCACCCAGAACAGTGAGATTATCTAATCGGATCAAATCCACCTCCCAAATTTGCAAAATCAGAAATCGAACCTTCAGAATAAAACCCCAACTCATTATTTAAAGAGGAGCTCGGATAGCTAAAATCGAACTTAAATCACGAAATTCGGAGGACATCATTGCAATCACAGCACAAGAAGAACTGAAGAGTCAACAAAACCATTcaataatctaaaaaaacGAAATCGATTCGCCGATAACTCAGACCAAAATCTCACTTCCCCCAAAAAAATGGCGAAAGAGAATGGGAATTTACACGAACCTCAAAATGGATCCGcgaggaggaagatgaagatgaagaataagacagaggaagaagacgcaATTGAGCTGTAAAGCAATGTCTTAActaacaacttttttttttttgttgttgttgtgatttatgagagagtgaagagagagaaagtagAGTGTGCAGTGGAAATGTGAGATACTTTGGAGAAGGAATCGGCTAGTTACGAGTTTACGACCAATGAGAGAGGAGAAGTGGAGACCACACGTGCCGATCATGACTTATTACACGTGTCGACCGACGCATTGTATAATGCCAGAACTGGACAAGGGCTTGTTGGGTCAGTTAAAACATCGTTATTGCGTGGGCCTACTAAAGCCCATTGTTATTTATTTGGAAGCGTACTGTACTTTACTATCTTTAGGGACAATTCTTGTATTTTCAGCTTTAGCGGATCTTATTCAcctaaatcaaacaaacaagtgTACTTAAAAATGGAACAAACAATGGACTGATAATCATTATTTCATTTGCTTTTAtaatagaaatcaaaatattaatattggATTCAATCTTTCCACGTAACTTCTTGTTTTGGTAATTTCATCTATGATTCTTATAAATTTGGTACCATTGTAAAAATATGGCTTAAATTTGAGTTGTTGTTTCATGTGTTAGCAGTAGACAAGAAAAGATATCTGGAGATAGAGAGTTACATCACCTAAGACATGAGGATGGAGATGGAAAAGGTGTAAGGTGTGGTGTGGCTTAAATATTCTTGTACTAATTATCAATCAaagtttgtttgaaatttgagtATTTGTATTCTGAATTTGAATtagatatttcaaatatattaaaatccaAAGCGAAATCAGATCCTAGCATAAATATTTAggatattaaaataataaattttaactagtttttaaatcataaaatacACAATGTTTTTGAACTTCCATAATCAAACTAATAAATCCATTTTGGTTTACGTGTCTAGTTTTATAGAAAATGactatttatttgtattttatagaagaaaagataatCCAATAAGTAAGTAATAATAACtcatgattttgttgattttttaaaataaatatttttataactaaaaatgagttattcatttcaaaatattactttattttcttagaaattAATAGATTGttaatgtaaatatattttgaaaatatttacagAACCAACAATAGGAAAATTCAGTACTGTTAATCATTTCCTAAAATAGTTTGAAAATGCCGATCTCTCCACGtggagaaagcaaaagaaaaacgcTCGTTTTAAGATTTGAAATAATCGCGCGTGTAAACATTTCCAATCAAAACGCGCGTGAAgggtttttaacaaaaaaattacaccACCGATTTAAACGTAGAAACCAAAATTCCcccactctctctctctcattacGCTCCACCctactcttcttttttgtccttctctctctctctcttgccGGCACTAACAACACgaagaaatttttttgaaaagagagagaaagtttcCAAGAGACCgtacgaagaaaaaaaaaacttggtaTAGATCGATAAGATCGATACCGTCGGAGAGATAATTTCGTGGAGTAATGTCGACGGAGGATGAGAAGTTATTGAAGGAGGCGAAAAAACTTCCTTGGGAGGATCGGCTTGGGCATAAGAATTGGAAAGTTAGGAACGAAGCTAACGTCGATTTAGCTTCTGTTTTTGATTCGATTACTGATCCTAAGGACCCTCGTCTTCGCGATTTTGGTGAGTTTCTCTACctcgtttttttattattattatgttagggtttttgtttttgaagctCAGATCTGATTAGGGTGGTTTATATCGGTGTGGATCTGTTTTGAATTTGGATTGTTGAGTGGGAATGTGATTGGTCTAGGGTTCCATTTTGCTTTACTTTTGATTGAATttctgattattattttttattcgcAGGTCACTTGTTTAGGAAGACGGTGGCAGATTCTAATGCGCCGGTGCAAGAGAAAGCGCTTGATGCATTGATTGCGTTTTTGCGAGCAGCCGATTCAGATGCTGGAAGGTATggtgttgtttatttttattgctttAGAAATGGGCAGAGTGGAGTGTTCGTTTGCATGTGAATAATTAGTTTGTTTCTGCTTTTGAAGGTATGCAAAGGAAGTTTGCGATGCTATTGCGCTCAAATGCCTTACGGGTCGGAAGAATACTGTGGACAAGGCGCAGGCTGCTTTCTTGCTTTGGGTAGAATTAGAGGCCGTCGATGTTTTTCTGGTATGTCATTCATTCTATGTTTTTGCAACACTGCTAGGGTTATCTAGACACATACGGTTAACCCTTGCACTCTGATGTATAGGTTCACCATCTAGCCATAGAGTTACTTGCTAGATTGCTGATACTGGTATCTGAAACTAGATAGGTGAGCTGACATAGAAATGAAAGTGCTTTATAACCCAGAATTCAACCATATACTGATCTTAGAAGGAGTGACGTAGAATATAGCATTGTGGCTCTTTGTCCAGTTCTGTGTTATGCTAGGTATCTAGTGTGGCATAGGAAAAGAGCAATTTAAATAACGATGACTGACAGATGTCCTGAGCATCCTGTGTTCAAGGTCAAGAAACAGAATCAACTTTCTGGGGTCTGTTCCTATAATCACCCTCTTCAGTAACCAACATTTCCAGTTTTGAGTTGTTGTCACCGTGTCTCAAGCTGTTGGACTTCTGCTATGAATAATACTTATTTCTGAAGGAGAAAGGAATCTAGATACCttctttattgttgttttcaagATATCTACCATAGTGTTTTGTTCAAAACATCATTTCCTTCAGAAGTTTTAATTCACTTCCCAAGTATAAAGTTGCAATAACTCTACTTGATATGCATTGTTTCAgtcatttcaattttcaactGCCAACAAGATATATATTGGGAGACTGGGAGTTGTATAGTTTATAGGATAACATCGTTTTTATACATGCTAACAGATTTGGCATGATTGTAGGATACGATGGAGAAAGCTATAAAGAATAAAGTTGCAAAGGCTGTGGTACCTGCAGTAGACGTTATGTTTCAAGCTCTAAGGTCTGTTTTCAACTCCTTGTTAGTTTTCTCCATTGGTTCATGAAATCTTTTATCTGAAATATCGACGCTACTTTATTTCTACCTTAGTGAATTTGGATCAAAAGTTATTCCACctaaaaggattttaaagaTGCTTCCTGAACTTTTCGACCATCAAGATCAGAATGTCCGTGCATCTGCCAAAGGAGTGACTCTTGAGCTATGCCGTTGGATTGGAAAAGACCCTGTAAAGTCTATATTGTTTGAAAAAATGAGGGATACGATGGTAAGATTTATGTTGAGCCGCACATTTGCAACTTAGCTATGCTGCCAAGTTGATATGAACTGGATTAAATCCTCTTGATTTTTCTTGGAATTGGAAAACTGAAACAGGGGTTTCTAGTCATAACAGATAGATAGATGATAGATCCCATTGCGGATAAGAACCACACCTTACCTGTAAATTCTGCCCATGATTTGcgtttttctttaatcagtGGAAGAAGTTACacttgaatttttatttattctcttGTGCTTTGTTGCAAACCCTAATATTCCGTTTCATTGTTactatgtaagaaaaaagagcTGGAGGCTGAGCTTGCCAATGTTACAGCGGGTGCCAAGCCTACTCGAAAGATAAGGTTACTACCACATACGataataattgtttaattttccTAATTATTCATTGGCACATAcatctaatatattttgacatttaTTGGTAAGGTAAAACCAGATCCAGTTTCACCGTAATTCAGCCTATGCTTTGTGAATACTCAATGTGCCTCTGTCAAATTTCTGAATAATTGAATTGATATGCATGAgtatttctttttggtttcaagACCTTTTTCTAGCCTGTGTGAATtttaaagttgaaaaagtAAAGCTGCAATGAGATTATTTCTGTATTTGGCTTTCAAGATCTGAGCAAGACAAGGAACCAGAGGCAGAAGCTAGTTCTGATGTTGTGGGTGATGGGCCCAGTGAAGAAGCTGTTGCTGACGGTAAGTAGCTTGTACCTCAATGAATTGTTCTTCATCAAGTAATAATGAGAAGTCTGCttacattgttttttcttttatctacCCGTACTATCAGCGCCTCAAGAAATAGATGAGTATGATCTTATGGATCCTGTGGACATTTTGACACCTTTGGAGAAGTCTGGGTTCTGGGACGGAGTGGTGAGTTTTGATGCTTAATGCACATTTTACtatgttttatttcttgtgGTTGTCTTTCACTGAAAGAACTTTTTTATACTATACCACTTACTTCTCATGTTGATTGCATGTGGCACATTACACTAACTAACGATGTATCCCTTATAGAAAGCTACAAAGTGGTCCGAACGTAAAGAAGCTGTTGCAGAGCTAACAAAGCTTGCTTCGACTAAAAAGATAGCTCCTGGTGATTTTTCAGAAATTTGTCGGACTTTAAAGAAGGTAGTTAACTTTCCATGATAAGAAGTTTAGGCAGCATtgattatatgtatatgttataATCCTTGTTATGTTTTATTCCGTAAGTGGAATATTATCTAATTGGTGATGATGCAGCCTGCAAACATCTGTGCTTATTGATTAATCTGAAGTTCGAAGTTCATGcgtttcaaaatgttttctgGTCGCAATCATAGTTTGTGGATGCTGCTATTGTTCAGGATTCAATACTGCATAACTAATTTTGCTTTCgttttgataatatttgtaaatatttccAATTGCAGCTTATCACGGATGTGAACTTGGCCGTTGCAGTTGAAGCTATTCAAGCCATTGGAAATCTTGCATGTGGTTTAAGAACACATTTCTCTGCTAGTTCACGGTTTATGCTGCCTGTTTTACTTGTGAGTCATGTAGCATCTTTGATCGAAAAGTATAATTGGAGGAAGACGCTTCCAGTCTTATGAGTGTTAATACTATTTCTTAGATATTAATGGGCTTAAGTAGCTGACTTGGTTTTAGTCCAGGAATTGATACAAAATTGCTGTCTGTTTGTTCCTTGAACAGgaaaaattgaaagagaaaaagcaaTCAGTCACAGACCCACTTACACAAACGCTACAAACAATGTACAAAGCCGGGTGTTTGAATCTTGTTGACGTTATAGAAGGCAAGAGTCAGTTTATcttggattttattttatgaagcTCTACTGATTTGCTTATGATTATCTTTTTTAGATGGCGACCAATTTTGCTTAAGCATCTGTCTTTCATCAGTTTCCAATCAACTTTACTCTCTTTTGCAGATGTGAAGACAGCAGTGAAAAACAAAGTTCCACTTGTGCGTTCTTCAACTTTGACCTGGTTGACATTCTGCCTTGAAACAAGTAACAAAGCTCTTATTCTAAAGGCTCACAAAGAATATGTCCCTTTATGTATGGAGGTTAGTTTTCTTGCGCCAAATGGCTCCTAATAATACTTTGACTGAACTTTAAAGCATGGCACTGTTAGATTAGCTATATGCAACAAGTTAGTGCTAAAAAGACAGACAACGTATGTCATGTTGCAGTATTATGATTAGTTGGTGTAGCGAAAGCCTGGAGTTTTGATTGCAGTTACCCCTTCTAAGTTTGAAATTAATCAATGGTTTGAACTTATAACTTAATTGGATGCCTGAAATTTGTAATGATGTAGTGTCTCAACGATGGAACTCCTGATGTGAGGGATGCAGCATTTTCGGCTTTGGCTGCAATAGCTAAggtattaattttatattgtgCTTTGTAACAGCAACCTTTTTGCGTTGTTGTCTGTGGTACATTAATGTTGTACACATGTTAGAATATGTGGATAAATGAGTATCGTTTACTTCATGTTTTACTATTCCCGTTTGTTTATTATCTTTTGGTTATTTTAGTCTGTAGGTATGAGACCTTTGGAAAGGTCGTTGGAAAAACTTGATGATgttagaaaaaagaaactttcagAAATGATTGCAGGCTCTGGTGGTGGTGACCAAGCTGGTACAAGCTCAGGTTTGTGGACTTTTCGTACTCGTTAGCTAAAcatcaagttttgtttgcGGGGGTTTTCCCATTCTAATTGGATGCTCTTTTCATATTAAAGTGACAGTTCAGTCTTCAGTTGGGAGCACAGCCACAGGGGTACGCTTCTATCTATATCTTCAG
It encodes the following:
- a CDS encoding Eukaryotic aspartyl protease family protein (Eukaryotic aspartyl protease family protein; FUNCTIONS IN: aspartic-type endopeptidase activity; INVOLVED IN: proteolysis; LOCATED IN: endomembrane system; CONTAINS InterPro DOMAIN/s: Peptidase aspartic (InterPro:IPR021109), Peptidase aspartic, catalytic (InterPro:IPR009007), Peptidase A1 (InterPro:IPR001461), Peptidase aspartic, active site (InterPro:IPR001969); BEST Arabidopsis thaliana protein match is: Eukaryotic aspartyl protease family protein (TAIR:AT1G31450.1); Has 2848 Blast hits to 2831 proteins in 280 species: Archae - 0; Bacteria - 0; Metazoa - 342; Fungi - 487; Plants - 1854; Viruses - 0; Other Eukaryotes - 165 (source: NCBI BLink).); this encodes MATQILLCFFLFFSVTLSSSGHPKNFSVELIHRDSPLSPIYNPQITVTDRLNAAFLRSVSRSRRFNHQLSQTDLQSGLIGADGEFFMSITIGTPPIKVFAIADTGSDLTWVQCKPCQQCYKENGPIFDKKKSSTYKSEPCDSRNCQALSSTERGCDESNNICKYRYSYGDQSFSKGDVATETVSIDSASGSPVSFPGTVFGCGYNNGGTFDETGSGIIGLGGGHLSLISQLGSSISKKFSYCLSHKSATTNGTSVINLGTNSIPSSLSKDSGVVSTPLVDKEPLTYYYLTLEAISVGKKKIPYTGSSYNPNDDGILSETSGNIIIDSGTTLTLLEAGFFDKFSSAVEESVTGAKRVSDPQGLLSHCFKSGSAEIGLPEITVHFTGADVRLSPINAFVKLSEDMVCLSMVPTTEVAIYGNFAQMDFLVGYDLETRTVSFQHMDCSANL
- the FEI2 gene encoding Leucine-rich repeat protein kinase family protein, with product MGICLMKRCCSWFLLISFLSALTNENEAISPDGEALLSFRNGVLASDGVIGLWRPEDPDPCNWKGVTCDAKTKRVIALSLTYHKLRGPLPPELGKLDQLRLLMLHNNALYQSIPASLGNCTALEGIYLQNNYITGTIPSEIGNLSGLKNLDLSNNNLNGAIPASLGQLKRLTKFNVSNNFLVGKIPSDGLLARLSRDSFNGNRNLCGKQIDIVCNDSGNSTASGSPTGQGGNNPKRLLISASATVGGLLLVALMCFWGCFLYKKLGRVESKSLVIDVGGGASIVMFHGDLPYASKDIIKKLESLNEEHIIGCGGFGTVYKLSMDDGNVFALKRIVKLNEGFDRFFERELEILGSIKHRYLVNLRGYCNSPTSKLLLYDYLPGGSLDEALHKRGEQLDWDSRVNIIIGAAKGLAYLHHDCSPRIIHRDIKSSNILLDGNLEARVSDFGLAKLLEDEESHITTIVAGTFGYLAPEYMQSGRATEKTDVYSFGVLVLEVLSGKLPTDASFIEKGFNIVGWLNFLISENRAKEIVDLSCEGVERESLDALLSIATKCVSSSPDERPTMHRVVQLLESEVMTPCPSDFYDSSSD